The Microbacterium luteum genome includes a region encoding these proteins:
- a CDS encoding three-helix bundle dimerization domain-containing protein, which produces MSEETAASPARDERVAIEHATDRLAERFPTVDRARVEQIVDEELHRLDGGRVRDFIPVLVEHEAKERLRSEAVPLPLEQVMDGGAARRAEAGGAEDDPMERQRRGEHTGLLQGDAGGGR; this is translated from the coding sequence ATGAGCGAAGAGACGGCGGCTTCCCCCGCCCGCGACGAGCGCGTCGCCATCGAACACGCGACCGACCGGCTGGCCGAACGCTTCCCCACCGTCGATCGGGCTCGGGTCGAGCAGATCGTCGACGAGGAACTGCATCGGCTCGACGGCGGGCGCGTGCGCGATTTCATCCCCGTGCTCGTCGAGCACGAGGCCAAGGAGCGACTGCGCAGCGAAGCCGTCCCGCTGCCCTTGGAACAGGTGATGGATGGCGGCGCCGCCCGTCGCGCGGAGGCCGGCGGCGCCGAAGACGACCCGATGGAGCGTCAGCGTCGTGGCGAGCACACCGGCCTGCTGCAGGGGGATGCCGGCGGCGGCCGATAG
- a CDS encoding metal-dependent transcriptional regulator, producing the protein MADLIDTTEMYLRTILELEEENIVPLRARISERLGHSGPTVSQTVGRMERDGLVVVSDDRRLELTDSGRQKAVDVMRKHRLAERLLSDVIGLDWAYVHEEACRWEHVMSEQVERRLVELLGHPTESPYGNPIPGLDLLGDIPGATFEQGVVGLVRRLNAADGPVSGTVRRLAEPVQVDPELLEQLKQAGVVPGAAGDFRFSEGYVLVQMAGTDDALELPVEVASHIFLVDDGA; encoded by the coding sequence ATGGCCGATCTCATCGACACGACCGAGATGTATCTGCGCACGATCCTCGAGTTGGAGGAGGAGAACATCGTGCCGCTGCGCGCGCGCATCTCCGAGCGGCTGGGGCACTCCGGTCCGACGGTGTCGCAGACGGTGGGGCGCATGGAGCGCGACGGCCTGGTCGTCGTCTCGGACGACCGCCGCCTCGAGCTCACCGACTCCGGTCGCCAGAAGGCCGTCGATGTGATGCGCAAGCACCGTCTCGCCGAGCGGCTGCTCTCCGACGTGATCGGCCTCGACTGGGCCTACGTGCATGAAGAGGCCTGCCGGTGGGAGCACGTGATGAGCGAGCAGGTCGAACGCCGTCTGGTGGAGCTGCTCGGCCACCCCACGGAGTCGCCGTACGGCAATCCGATCCCGGGGCTCGATCTTCTCGGCGACATTCCCGGCGCGACCTTCGAGCAGGGCGTGGTCGGACTGGTGCGGCGCCTCAACGCCGCCGACGGTCCGGTCAGCGGCACGGTGCGCCGCCTCGCCGAGCCGGTGCAGGTCGACCCGGAGCTGCTCGAGCAGCTCAAGCAGGCCGGGGTCGTGCCCGGTGCTGCGGGAGACTTCCGCTTCAGCGAGGGCTACGTGCTCGTGCAGATGGCCGGAACAGACGACGCGCTCGAGCTTCCCGTCGAGGTCGCCTCGCACATCTTCCTCGTCGACGACGGCGCCTGA
- a CDS encoding M23 family metallopeptidase yields the protein MAEENHPHEEPDVPVASRRERARQMASRAKKSVTRRTTVAKSSAPAAKASPRSSARRPLRSLVIFSMVGGLVATVGLPAYGAITLPSDEPQTLQQVAAEDAQSLVIASDADASEEPVDLGRESYSATTAEEIEEKKAEEAAAEAAAERARLAAAAASSAETSQTSYSVDLSMVAPGTGAVRYPLAGGYTVGDGFLARGGSHMGVDMLIGGGTPIYAAAGGVVRMSQESLGGYGVAVVIDHVINGQSVTTTYGHMTYGSRQVVAGQTVSAGQIIGLVGSTGRSTANHLHFEVAIGGSNVDPMAWLAQNAG from the coding sequence TTGGCTGAAGAGAACCACCCGCACGAAGAGCCCGACGTTCCCGTGGCGAGCCGCCGCGAGCGAGCACGACAGATGGCTTCCCGTGCGAAGAAGAGCGTGACCCGCCGCACCACCGTGGCGAAGAGCTCCGCTCCGGCAGCGAAGGCATCGCCGCGATCGTCGGCCCGCCGCCCGCTGCGCAGTCTCGTGATCTTCAGCATGGTCGGCGGTCTCGTCGCCACCGTCGGTCTCCCCGCCTACGGGGCCATCACCCTTCCGTCGGACGAGCCGCAGACCCTTCAGCAGGTCGCCGCCGAAGACGCGCAGTCGCTCGTCATCGCCTCCGATGCCGACGCATCCGAGGAGCCGGTCGATCTCGGCCGCGAGAGCTACTCGGCGACGACGGCCGAGGAGATCGAAGAGAAGAAGGCCGAGGAGGCGGCGGCTGAGGCTGCTGCCGAGCGCGCGCGTCTTGCGGCTGCTGCCGCCAGTTCCGCCGAGACATCTCAGACGTCGTACTCGGTCGATCTGTCGATGGTGGCGCCGGGAACGGGAGCGGTGCGCTATCCGCTCGCCGGCGGCTACACCGTCGGCGACGGCTTCCTCGCCCGTGGCGGGTCGCACATGGGCGTCGACATGCTCATCGGCGGCGGAACGCCGATCTACGCGGCCGCCGGCGGCGTGGTCCGCATGTCGCAGGAGAGCCTCGGCGGCTACGGCGTCGCGGTCGTCATCGACCACGTCATCAACGGGCAGTCGGTCACCACGACCTACGGTCACATGACCTACGGCAGCCGTCAGGTCGTCGCCGGTCAGACGGTCTCCGCGGGGCAGATCATCGGCCTCGTCGGATCGACCGGGCGCTCGACGGCGAACCACCTGCACTTCGAGGTCGCCATCGGCGGGTCGAACGTCGACCCCATGGCGTGGCTCGCGCAGAACGCCGGCTGA
- a CDS encoding HNH endonuclease, with product MRTLVLNAGYEPLAVVSFKRALVLVMNDKATVVEHIDGQPVWGTDASYDRPAVILLTRYVRVPGGRRVPVTRRGVLRRDAHRCGYCGASASTIDHVLPRSRGGADSWENLVACCLRCNNVKGDRTPQEMRWELRFTPGPPRGAQWTVRGTDRTDPRWEPYLALAA from the coding sequence ATGCGCACCCTGGTGCTGAATGCCGGTTATGAGCCGCTGGCCGTCGTGTCGTTCAAGCGGGCACTCGTGCTCGTCATGAACGACAAGGCGACGGTCGTCGAGCACATCGATGGGCAACCCGTGTGGGGCACGGATGCCTCCTACGATCGACCGGCGGTGATCCTGCTGACGCGATACGTGCGCGTTCCCGGCGGGCGCCGCGTGCCGGTCACCCGACGGGGTGTGCTCCGCCGTGATGCGCACCGCTGCGGATACTGCGGCGCATCCGCCTCGACGATCGACCACGTGCTGCCGAGGTCGCGCGGGGGAGCGGATTCGTGGGAGAACCTCGTGGCGTGCTGCCTGCGCTGCAACAACGTCAAGGGTGATCGCACGCCGCAGGAGATGAGGTGGGAGCTGCGGTTCACGCCGGGCCCGCCGCGCGGCGCGCAGTGGACGGTGCGGGGAACAGATCGCACCGACCCGCGGTGGGAGCCGTATCTCGCGCTCGCCGCCTGA
- a CDS encoding DNA polymerase Y family protein gives MSAATVQTRSLVLWVPDWPVVALSRERAAPVEHPLAVVENNTVVACSAAARVERVRRGQRRRDAQARCPDLEIVAADPARDHRVFASVVSAVEERAPGVQIMRPGLCALRARGPARYYGGERDAAEVLREAVRALGVTDVRAGIADGPFTAEQAARSGTTPRDTVRVVVDGGAGAYLSGLSVAVLDDAFVTGAGAAPGEIAGLLARLGVHTLGQFAGMDVDRVRERFGERGVRLHSLAAGEDSRGVEPRVPPPELHREVAFEPPLEIADQVAFGMRVAAEEFLAGLGAVDLVCTELRVELTGDRGERSERVWLHPGSFDAASVVDRVRWQLSEDTAEGMLASGVSVVRISPEAVDAAAHHAPTVFGSGAEERVHHALSRVQAMLGHRGVVTPAVGGGRWLSERQVMVPWGDRAVLEHDRGQPWPGSLPDPLPGTVFADPPAVSVVSPRGESVSVDDRGRLSDPPAEMTEGGSRRGIRSWAGPWPVFERTWDAARARRAHRFQMIDAAGVAWLLVCQSGVWRAEARYD, from the coding sequence ATGTCCGCGGCGACGGTGCAGACCCGCAGCCTCGTGCTGTGGGTGCCCGACTGGCCGGTGGTGGCGCTGTCGCGTGAACGGGCGGCGCCGGTGGAGCATCCGCTGGCAGTCGTGGAGAACAACACCGTGGTCGCCTGTTCGGCGGCCGCGCGCGTCGAACGCGTGCGGCGCGGTCAGCGTCGACGCGACGCCCAGGCCCGATGTCCCGATCTCGAGATCGTCGCCGCCGACCCGGCGCGGGACCATCGGGTGTTCGCGTCGGTGGTCTCCGCCGTGGAGGAGCGGGCTCCGGGGGTGCAGATCATGCGCCCGGGGCTCTGCGCGCTCCGGGCGCGGGGGCCGGCGCGGTACTACGGGGGCGAGCGGGATGCCGCCGAGGTGCTGCGCGAGGCGGTGCGCGCGCTGGGCGTGACCGACGTGCGGGCGGGGATCGCCGACGGACCGTTCACCGCGGAGCAGGCCGCTCGCTCGGGCACGACGCCGCGCGACACGGTGCGGGTAGTCGTCGACGGTGGGGCGGGGGCGTACCTCTCCGGCCTGTCGGTGGCCGTGCTCGACGACGCGTTCGTCACCGGGGCCGGGGCGGCACCGGGTGAGATCGCCGGCCTCCTGGCGCGGCTCGGGGTGCACACGCTCGGACAGTTCGCAGGCATGGACGTCGATCGGGTGCGCGAGCGGTTCGGGGAGCGGGGTGTGCGGCTGCACTCCCTCGCCGCGGGGGAGGATTCCCGGGGCGTCGAGCCCCGTGTGCCGCCGCCGGAGCTGCACCGGGAGGTGGCGTTCGAGCCGCCGCTGGAGATCGCCGATCAGGTGGCGTTCGGCATGCGCGTTGCCGCGGAGGAGTTCCTCGCCGGGCTCGGCGCGGTCGATCTGGTGTGCACCGAGCTGCGCGTGGAGCTCACCGGCGATCGGGGGGAGCGCAGCGAGCGGGTGTGGCTGCATCCGGGATCGTTCGACGCCGCTTCGGTGGTCGACCGGGTGCGCTGGCAGCTGAGCGAGGACACCGCCGAGGGGATGCTGGCCAGCGGCGTGTCCGTGGTGCGCATCTCTCCCGAGGCGGTCGACGCGGCGGCCCACCACGCCCCCACGGTGTTCGGTTCGGGGGCGGAGGAGCGCGTGCATCACGCGCTGTCGCGGGTGCAGGCGATGCTCGGGCATCGCGGTGTGGTGACACCGGCGGTGGGGGGAGGCCGGTGGCTGTCGGAGCGTCAGGTGATGGTGCCGTGGGGAGACCGCGCGGTGCTCGAGCACGACCGAGGGCAGCCGTGGCCGGGGAGTCTGCCCGATCCGCTTCCGGGAACGGTGTTCGCCGATCCTCCCGCGGTGAGCGTGGTCTCGCCGCGCGGCGAGAGCGTGTCCGTTGATGACCGCGGCCGCCTCAGCGATCCCCCCGCCGAGATGACCGAGGGAGGGTCGCGCCGGGGCATCCGCTCGTGGGCGGGACCGTGGCCGGTCTTCGAGCGCACGTGGGATGCCGCGAGGGCGCGTCGGGCGCACCGATTCCAGATGATCGACGCCGCCGGTGTCGCCTGGCTGCTGGTGTGCCAGTCCGGCGTGTGGCGGGCCGAGGCGAGGTACGACTGA
- a CDS encoding error-prone DNA polymerase yields the protein MGWRNPPVPWSEMEGLLSDRRRPGNRPAGADGGDSPAWSTKRAPYVPPVIERPAGAVPYAELHAHSSFSFLDGASSPEELAEEAERQGLHALAITDHDGFYGIVRFAEAAEGLRLKTVFGAELSLELPAPQNGEPDPVGAHLLVLARGEEGYHRLAGALTHAQLAGREKGRPVYDLDDLAARSRDASGTGHWVIMTGCRKGTVRRALAASGAAGAATELDRLIERFGADAVCVELIDHGSPLDSRHNDVLFALARERGLDVVATNNVHYAVPERAHLAAAVAAVRAHRGLDEIDGWLPAHDGAHVRSGAEMAERFARYPGVIERTVTLADELAFPLRRARPSLPRQEVPDGHTPMSWLRHLVWEAVPRKYPDLTDDDAARIDKELGVIEVKDFPGYFLIVHGIVQEARRRGILCQGRGSAANSAVCYLLDITAVDSIAYKLPFERFLSSLRDEEPDIDVDFDSDRREEIIQWVYERYGRERAAQVSNVIQYRPKNAVRDMAKALGHSPGQQDAWSKQVERWGASLDSAPDHDIPDRVIAYASELLKAPRHLGIHSGGMVLTDRPVGEVVPIEHARMAGRTVIQWDKDDAAWMGLVKFDLLGLGMLAAIQYCFDMIRAATGEEWELSTIPKEERAVYDMLCRADSIGVFQVESRAQMGLLPRLQPRRFYDLVVQIALIRPGPIQGGAVHPFVRRKLGHEPVVYAHPKLESVLERTMGVPVFQEQLMQMAMAVGECTGEDADLLRRAMGSKRGVERIESLREKLYEGMASNGLVGEAADAIYAKIQAFANFGFAESHSLSFGLLVYASSWIKLHYPAAFLAGLLRAQPMGFYSPATLTADARRHGVEVRRPDLHASGVEAVLEPVSGDAVAAPTGRAACAERVQDPVGDFDPQGVDESAAHRRDAGYAVRLGLAAIKGIGAAPAGRIVAERGSGGPFRDMRDLVRRTGLTAAQLEALATAGAFECLGLSRREAIWMAGDAAQDRAEYLPDSLVAVQPPLFTDPSGYDVLAADLWATGVSTDDHPMTHFRSRLDARGVLTSAGLRTHETGRRVEVAGLVTHRQRPATASGVTFINLEDEHGLVNVICSVGVWNRYRRVVRDAPALIVRGMLERSVEGVTNLLADRFDDLRVDVPHNARNFR from the coding sequence ATGGGCTGGCGGAACCCGCCGGTGCCGTGGTCGGAGATGGAGGGGCTGCTCAGCGACCGGCGACGGCCGGGGAACCGGCCCGCCGGGGCCGACGGCGGCGACAGTCCGGCCTGGTCGACCAAGCGCGCTCCCTACGTGCCGCCGGTGATCGAGCGTCCGGCGGGGGCGGTGCCCTACGCCGAGCTGCACGCTCACTCGTCGTTCTCGTTTCTCGACGGCGCCTCGTCGCCCGAGGAGCTCGCCGAGGAGGCGGAGCGGCAGGGGCTCCATGCCCTTGCGATCACCGACCACGACGGCTTCTACGGCATCGTCCGCTTCGCCGAGGCCGCCGAGGGTCTCCGGCTGAAGACGGTGTTCGGGGCGGAGCTGTCTCTCGAACTGCCCGCGCCGCAGAACGGCGAACCCGATCCCGTCGGCGCCCACCTGCTCGTGCTCGCCCGCGGCGAGGAGGGCTATCACCGGCTCGCCGGCGCCCTCACCCACGCCCAGCTCGCCGGGCGCGAGAAGGGCCGGCCGGTCTACGACCTCGACGACCTGGCCGCGCGCTCCCGCGACGCGTCGGGGACCGGGCACTGGGTGATCATGACCGGATGCCGCAAGGGCACCGTGCGCCGCGCGCTCGCCGCCTCCGGCGCCGCCGGTGCCGCGACAGAGCTCGACCGGCTCATCGAGCGGTTCGGCGCCGACGCGGTGTGCGTCGAGCTGATCGATCACGGCTCTCCGCTGGATTCGCGACACAACGATGTGCTGTTCGCCCTCGCGCGGGAGCGGGGCCTGGATGTGGTGGCCACCAACAACGTGCACTACGCCGTTCCCGAGCGCGCACACCTGGCCGCCGCGGTCGCCGCGGTGCGGGCGCATCGGGGGCTCGATGAGATCGACGGGTGGCTGCCCGCCCACGACGGCGCGCACGTGCGCTCGGGGGCCGAGATGGCGGAGCGGTTCGCGCGGTATCCCGGGGTGATCGAGCGCACGGTGACGCTCGCCGACGAACTGGCCTTCCCGCTGCGTCGGGCCCGGCCCTCGCTGCCGCGTCAGGAGGTTCCCGACGGTCACACGCCGATGAGCTGGCTGCGTCACCTGGTGTGGGAGGCGGTGCCACGGAAGTATCCGGATCTCACCGACGACGACGCCGCGCGCATCGACAAGGAGCTCGGGGTGATCGAGGTGAAGGACTTCCCCGGCTACTTCCTCATCGTGCACGGCATCGTGCAGGAGGCGCGTCGGCGGGGCATCCTGTGTCAGGGGCGCGGGTCGGCCGCCAACAGTGCGGTCTGCTATCTGCTCGACATCACCGCGGTGGACTCGATCGCCTACAAGCTGCCGTTCGAGCGGTTCCTGTCGTCGCTGCGCGATGAGGAGCCCGACATCGACGTCGATTTCGACTCGGATCGCCGCGAGGAGATCATCCAGTGGGTCTATGAGCGTTACGGGCGGGAGCGTGCCGCGCAGGTGTCGAACGTCATCCAGTACCGGCCGAAGAATGCCGTGCGCGATATGGCGAAGGCGCTGGGGCATTCGCCGGGGCAGCAGGATGCGTGGTCGAAGCAGGTGGAGCGCTGGGGGGCCTCGCTCGACAGCGCGCCCGACCACGACATCCCGGACCGTGTCATCGCGTACGCGTCCGAGCTGCTGAAGGCCCCGCGACACCTCGGCATCCACTCCGGCGGCATGGTGCTCACTGACCGGCCCGTCGGTGAGGTGGTGCCCATCGAGCACGCGCGCATGGCGGGGCGCACCGTCATCCAGTGGGACAAAGACGATGCCGCATGGATGGGGCTGGTGAAGTTCGACCTGCTGGGCCTGGGGATGCTCGCCGCGATCCAGTACTGCTTCGACATGATCCGTGCGGCCACGGGGGAGGAGTGGGAGCTGTCGACCATCCCCAAGGAGGAGCGGGCGGTGTACGACATGCTGTGTCGTGCCGATTCGATCGGGGTCTTCCAGGTCGAATCCCGTGCCCAGATGGGGCTGCTGCCGCGGTTGCAGCCGCGCCGGTTCTACGACCTCGTGGTGCAGATCGCCCTCATTCGGCCCGGCCCCATTCAGGGGGGCGCGGTGCATCCGTTCGTGCGGCGCAAGCTCGGTCACGAACCGGTCGTCTACGCGCATCCGAAGCTCGAGTCGGTGCTGGAACGCACGATGGGCGTGCCGGTGTTCCAGGAGCAGCTGATGCAGATGGCGATGGCGGTGGGGGAGTGCACCGGTGAAGACGCCGATCTGCTGCGGCGGGCGATGGGCTCCAAACGCGGGGTGGAGCGCATCGAGTCGCTGCGCGAGAAGCTGTACGAGGGCATGGCCAGCAATGGCCTGGTCGGAGAGGCCGCCGACGCGATCTACGCGAAGATCCAGGCGTTCGCGAACTTCGGCTTCGCCGAGTCGCACTCGCTGTCGTTCGGCCTGCTCGTCTATGCCAGCTCGTGGATCAAGCTGCACTACCCGGCGGCGTTCCTCGCGGGGCTGCTGCGCGCCCAGCCGATGGGGTTCTATTCGCCGGCGACGCTCACCGCCGACGCCCGCCGCCACGGCGTCGAGGTGCGGCGCCCCGATCTGCACGCCTCCGGGGTCGAGGCGGTTCTCGAACCGGTGTCGGGGGATGCGGTGGCGGCGCCCACCGGGCGTGCCGCATGCGCGGAGCGCGTCCAGGATCCCGTCGGCGACTTCGACCCCCAGGGGGTGGATGAGTCGGCAGCTCATCGCCGCGACGCCGGCTACGCCGTGCGGCTGGGGCTGGCGGCGATCAAGGGCATCGGTGCGGCACCGGCCGGCCGCATCGTCGCCGAGCGGGGGAGCGGTGGGCCGTTCCGTGACATGCGGGATCTCGTGCGGCGCACCGGGCTCACCGCCGCGCAGCTTGAGGCGCTCGCCACGGCCGGGGCCTTCGAGTGTCTCGGGCTCAGCCGGCGCGAGGCGATCTGGATGGCGGGAGACGCCGCGCAGGATCGCGCCGAATACCTTCCGGACTCGCTGGTCGCGGTGCAACCGCCGCTGTTCACCGACCCCTCCGGCTACGACGTGCTCGCCGCCGACCTGTGGGCGACGGGCGTCTCGACCGACGACCATCCGATGACGCACTTCCGGTCTCGGCTCGACGCGCGCGGCGTGCTGACTTCGGCGGGGCTGCGCACCCACGAGACCGGTCGCCGCGTCGAGGTCGCCGGGCTCGTCACCCACCGGCAGCGCCCGGCGACGGCATCCGGGGTGACCTTCATCAACCTCGAAGACGAGCACGGGCTCGTGAACGTGATCTGCTCGGTCGGGGTGTGGAACAGGTATCGGCGGGTGGTGCGCGACGCACCGGCGCTCATCGTGCGGGGCATGCTGGAGCGCTCGGTCGAGGGCGTGACGAATCTGCTCGCCGACCGCTTCGATGACCTGCGGGTGGATGTGCCCCACAACGCGCGGAACTTCCGCTGA
- a CDS encoding IS30 family transposase, translating to MVRRQQAADRAERPKLRSPGHPKFQRHVEAAFWAEIAKGLLPIEAAAVVGVAQAVGQRWFRNAGGMPPFDLKFTPTGRYLSFAEREEIALLRAQGSGVREIARTIGRDPGTISRELRRNAAVRYGSRGYRASVAQWKADMAAKRPKAAKLVTNARLHAYVHERLSGQITTPDGKIIVGPEPPRFTGINKPHRKHRGWSTAWSPEQISNRLKVDFPDDESMRISHEAIYQSLYIQGRGALKRELVWCLRTGRALRAPRERSRRKTWAHVTPGTLISERPPEAEDRAVPGHWEGDLLIGLERSAIGTVVDRMTRFTMLVHLPREEGYRHKETPKNGPALAGYGAITMKNALANTMSTLPTQLARSLTWDRGKEMSAHATFTVETGIPVFFADPQSPWQRGTNENTNGLLRQYFPKGTDLARWSAEDIEAVAHALNTRPRKSLGWKTPAEAFNEQLLLLQQAGVATTG from the coding sequence ATGGTTCGTCGTCAGCAGGCAGCAGATCGGGCGGAGCGGCCGAAGCTTCGGTCGCCTGGGCATCCGAAGTTCCAGCGGCATGTCGAGGCAGCGTTCTGGGCCGAGATCGCCAAGGGGTTGCTGCCCATCGAGGCTGCTGCCGTGGTCGGCGTGGCGCAAGCGGTCGGTCAGCGGTGGTTCCGCAACGCTGGCGGCATGCCGCCGTTCGACCTGAAGTTCACGCCAACCGGACGCTACCTGTCGTTCGCTGAGCGTGAGGAGATCGCGCTCCTGCGTGCTCAGGGAAGCGGGGTGCGCGAGATCGCCCGAACTATAGGCCGTGACCCGGGGACGATCTCCCGTGAGCTGCGCCGGAATGCGGCCGTCCGCTACGGAAGTCGCGGGTATCGAGCATCGGTCGCGCAGTGGAAGGCTGACATGGCCGCGAAGCGTCCGAAGGCGGCGAAGCTGGTCACGAACGCCCGGTTGCATGCCTACGTCCACGAGCGGCTATCCGGGCAGATCACCACACCTGATGGCAAGATCATCGTCGGTCCCGAGCCGCCGCGGTTCACGGGGATCAACAAGCCGCACCGCAAGCATCGCGGGTGGTCGACGGCGTGGAGTCCGGAGCAGATCAGCAACCGACTCAAGGTCGACTTCCCCGATGATGAGTCCATGCGCATCAGCCACGAAGCGATCTACCAGTCGCTCTACATTCAGGGCCGTGGCGCGCTCAAACGCGAGCTCGTCTGGTGTCTGCGCACGGGCCGGGCGCTTCGCGCACCGCGGGAACGCTCACGTCGTAAGACGTGGGCGCACGTCACTCCCGGAACCCTGATCAGCGAACGCCCTCCTGAAGCTGAGGACCGCGCTGTTCCCGGCCATTGGGAAGGCGATCTGCTGATCGGGCTGGAGCGTTCCGCGATCGGCACCGTCGTCGACCGCATGACCAGGTTCACGATGCTCGTCCACCTCCCACGCGAGGAGGGATACCGGCACAAGGAGACACCCAAGAATGGTCCCGCCCTGGCTGGCTATGGCGCGATCACGATGAAGAACGCGCTGGCGAACACGATGTCGACACTCCCCACCCAACTGGCACGGTCGTTGACCTGGGATCGCGGCAAGGAGATGTCCGCTCACGCAACGTTCACGGTCGAGACCGGCATCCCGGTGTTCTTCGCCGATCCGCAGTCGCCCTGGCAGCGCGGCACCAACGAGAACACCAACGGCCTGCTACGCCAGTACTTTCCCAAGGGCACCGACCTGGCCCGGTGGAGCGCGGAAGACATCGAAGCCGTCGCTCACGCCCTCAACACCAGGCCCCGCAAGTCACTCGGATGGAAGACCCCCGCCGAAGCCTTCAACGAGCAGCTACTGTTGCTCCAACAAGCCGGTGTTGCAACGACCGGTTGA
- a CDS encoding NUDIX domain-containing protein: MSIVVGAVIVRDGLILAARRTRPADLAGQWEFPGGKVEDGEDLPTALAREIREELTGFNRSLQHRLVGATVAAR, translated from the coding sequence ATGAGCATCGTCGTCGGCGCCGTCATTGTGCGAGACGGTTTGATACTCGCCGCACGGCGCACTCGCCCCGCCGACCTCGCAGGCCAGTGGGAGTTCCCCGGCGGCAAAGTCGAGGACGGGGAAGATCTTCCCACCGCGCTCGCGCGGGAGATCAGGGAGGAACTGACCGGGTTCAACCGGTCGTTGCAACACCGGCTTGTTGGAGCAACAGTAGCTGCTCGTTGA